The DNA segment gtttgaaaccgttacccctcatcctatcattacactccctggtaaagagtccctccccatccttcctgtaggccccctttaggaactggaagggtgctgtaaggtctccctggagccttctcttctcctcggGCTTCTATAAAAGCCTTCTAAGCTGAAGGGCTGAGGACTCAAAGCCCTTGGGATTTTCGTGTTATAAAAAAGTACTTTTACCAAGACCCTGCTGAAGTTTGGTGCACTTTGGTGCAGCATTCCTTCATGATGTGATTATTGCTCAGTGGCTGAGCAGTGAAGTCAGAGATCTTACTTCAGTGCACATGTGAAAGCCTTGTTAGGTTAATGACTTCAATGACAAAACCTTTTCTTAGGTGGCTAACTGGGTGGTGTGAGGTGTTGTTTAACTGAAATCTTACCttttatgttttgttattttatttatgttttatttattcactgTAAATGAGAAATCCTTATCATGCACGTAACtaatctctccctctcctttagTTTTAGATGATCATGCACCTCAATGCAATTGCACAACAACAACTCTCTGTTCGATATTTTCTCAAGGAATATATTATCTATACCCCTTTAATATAGAGTACCACATCCTAGCATCCACGATGCTCTATGTCCTGTGGAAGAACATTGGCCGCAAAGTCGAGCACCACCAGCAACACAAAACTCCATTCAAATTCCACGGCATAACCGTTGGAATGATTTTTGGACTAGTTGTCTTAACTAGCACAATAGCCATAGTTGTTGTCTATTTAATTCAGATTGGACGTTCAAAAATCAAAAGCGAGTTAGCACTTACTATGTTTTACTTGCATGCTATCTTTGTATTGGCTCTCATGTGTACAGCTGGAATTGTCGCCCTTCTCATCTACAGACTGGAAGACAGATCACTGGATAATTCAAAAAATCCCGCTCGAAAACTTGATGCCGAGCTGCTGGTGGGCACGGCTGCAGGGTCCTGGCTCCTCTCCTGGGGCTCGATCCTCGCCATAATCTGTGCCCAAGCCCATCCAAAATACACGTGGTATAACCTACCCTACTCCGTCCTGGTTATTATTGAGAAATATATTCAGAACCTCTTTATCATTGAATCCATACATCGTGAGCAGGAAAAGGTGAACGACGATATTAAAACTCTTCGAATCGTGACTATATCACGGGGGAGCTCTTTGTCACTTACCCCCTCGTACAAAGAGATTTACAATGGCAGAGCTGCTCCGGAGAGCGGAGAGGTGCCCTGCCTGTTAAAGGGCAGTGGCTGTgggagagaaaatggccatggtGCCAAAGAAGAAACGAGTCAGGATAAGAGTTCGGTCATGCATTCAGCCTCAGATATCTCCTTTTACAGTAGAAACTCCGTTACTAACAACAAGAGGAGAATTCTGAAGAACATCGCTGCATTTTTATTCCTATGCAATCTTTCGGTAAGACATTCTGAACATAATTCACAAGTTAATACCCAAAAGCTTCCCAACCTTTCAAGCCTGATAAGTACGTTAAAATTATATGGTTCTATAGATTGTAGCAAGTAAATTTTACTTCTTCTGGAAGAATAAGTGAATGTGCCTTTGGGGAACAAAGTTTATTTAAACATGGAAGCTTGTTTTAGTCACAGTACAAAAAccgtagcagcagcagcagaagctgaaacCCTCTTCTACCAGTGTGCCCCAGTAGCAACAGGGAGGGTTTTCTTGGAGATTTCTGAAATCAAGCTGCAGTTCAGGGGGGCCACAGTCATTAAGGTCTAGTCACTTGTATCACCGGTGATTAACACTGGCCTTGCGTTCTTCCCTTGCAGCTTTGGATACCACCGGCATTCGGGTGCCGTCCGGAATATGACAATGGACTAGAAGAAATAGTTTTTGGCTTTGAACCCTGGATAATTGTTGTGAACCTTGCGAtgcctttttctattttctatcgGATGCATTCAGCTGCCTCACTCTTTGAGGTCAATTGTAAAACATAGATCATACACGGTCCCTCAGTGAACAATTGTGAACAATTAATTGAATAATTAGTTAAATAAATAACAGTTGAATGAGTGGACGAATGAACAAGTGAACATAGCAATAGCTGCTCAATAAATAGAAgattcaataatttttttaaaagaagggaCCATAGCTAATAGCatgtcatattttttttaatttttcttccacaaattctGTTATATACGTGGTGTTACTGTATAGGTACTTTTCAGAATCATATTAGTATTAATATAATTAATGCTACATAGTAAAGTTAATTCAATCTCATTAATCTTTGTTTTAGTCATCTGGGATTTGTCCCCTATATAGTTTGTATTGTTTTCATTCATCGTGGTTTGTGAAAGGggttcaaaaaaaataatctgtatgaTTTAGGAGGGAAAATCCCAGGAACAGCTAAGCTGAGTGATGCTTCTGAATCACAGAGATACAGTGAAAACTCCAACTCTTAATTCTTAGCTGTGTTTTTATagtaaaagctgaaaacatttgCTGTTTAGTTGGGATGTGGGAATTATTTTAAACTTCCTGAATActgataaaaaaatcaatatattattattattattattttcttacaaCATATACAACATATATCTATACAACAAGAAATCCAGGTAAATAACATATATGGTTAGGCATCATGCTGTATATAATTTCTTctgataaaatatatttctattaatGCACTCGCCTTGTCTTGTATTTATTATATGACATAACTGATAAATAAAGTTAATTCTTTATTCACACgtccttcaaatattttaagagagaaaaatagtcTTATAGCTTATGTTTAGGTATATATGTTCCGTTGCCACAACGGTATATATTTCCTGTACAATTTTTAATGAGCTGCTAATTGTAGTTCAGTCTCCTGGTTGGAAGATGTCTTCATACAGGGATGCTGTAGAGCATGGCTGATCACTCTAGAAATCTGGAGGGCCCTTGGCTGAGGCTTTTACAAGCGTGGTTTACAAACTGTTAGAACATAATCTCCAATCCCCAGGATATTTAGTTGCCTGAATTCTCACAGAAAGCAGCGAAAAGTTGGGTGCCTGAATATTCTTAGAATATGGACCTGTAAGATTGAAAGATTGGAGCAATGACCAGAATTCTAAAAAGGAGCAACAGATCAATTATTGGATAACCCTCGCTCACTCAGTAATGATCGACTCATAAACCTGGTGGGTCAGGGGCTGCCAAATTGCTGTCCCTAGCTCCTAAAAAGACAGTTATACTTTTAAccacagctgccaccaccacctgCCTGGAAGCAGTCATATTTCTGCATGGGAGAAGTTCGCTTCTGTGACCTCAGAAGGTCTCAGACCCTCAGCTGAGATCTCATTTGTCTTGTCTGCTCTCACACATCGGAgcaaaaattttggttttgtaccACTAGGTGGCAAACACACACCGTTCGATAAATTACCTGATTACTTCTAGGAGTTGCTTCACATCATAATTAATCTTCAGTTCTATTTTGCGGTATGCACAGCCATTACCTGCTTTACCTGTTGCAAACCCCAGATCAGGTAAAGCAACTTTCATCTGAAGTATCAGGAGAAATCTGAATTAGACGAAGCATCAGCGAGGCTGAGCGTGAGAACTCCTGTGTTCCTGCAAAGCAATTTCAACTGTTTgattttaaatggtttttaaaagAGTCACCATCTGATCACATTGCTGTAATCTCTGCCTTTCTCTAAGGCCGCTTATCATGCTCTTTTATCACACATCTATTCGTTCTTACACTCATTCCAGACAGtaacattttctgtctttcccctTGAACACAGTAACTTGATCTCACCTACTTCCATGCAGATACCAGCTCTAACCACTTCACTTGGTTGTCTCTCAGACTGGTGCCATTTTAAGTGGAGTGAATAGGGCCATCCAGATAATCAAATAAAGCTTTAATCTTCCTTCCAAATAAACCCTTGGACCAACTCTCTAGCTATTTGTGGtatcagaaaaaattaatttcactaGGCAAGCCCACAAATTCCACTTCATCTTTTAAGCACTCATAAAGATGGCTAGAGGAagcctgtttcttcttcctctggtTTTGTGGGATGGATCCTGTCATTCTTCATCTAGAACTGGTGCTCTTTAGCTGATTCCCAGTATTTGCATTCAACTAAAGCAGAGCTAGCTAATCCCTAGGGccaaggaggctgaggggagaccttatcgttctcTACAACCTTCAGGTTGCTCTACAACCTTccaggaggttgtagtgaggtgggtgtcggtctgttctcccaagtaacaggtgataggacaagaggaaatggcctcaagttgctccaggggaggtttaggagggatattaggaaaaatttttacactaaaagggttaccaagcattggaacaggctgccagggaagtggttgagtcaccatccctggaggtatttaaaagacgggtagacatagtgcttagagatatggtttagtggtggttttgtcagagttaggttgatggttggactagatgatctgaaaggtcccctaCAACCtcggtgattctatgattctggatTAAGAAGGGGCCATGTGCTCTATTACAAACACATAGCATATGTTTCAAAGTCTCA comes from the Chroicocephalus ridibundus chromosome 5, bChrRid1.1, whole genome shotgun sequence genome and includes:
- the OTOP1 gene encoding proton channel OTOP1 yields the protein MEKAAGSPSVGGSYPQKNAEILSSQYGINLFLAGLLLTFAWAVHAVGISKSHLLSYLITLMLIQLLWMLWYLGRSCTQRRLIRDKDTHAGARWLKCGITLFAVITLILDSFKIGYYIDFSNCLSPTEGIFPVTHAVHTILQVYFLWCHAKDIIQSFKTLERFGVIHSVFTNLLLWTNGVLTESKHQLNEHKERLITLGFGNITIVLDDHAPQCNCTTTTLCSIFSQGIYYLYPFNIEYHILASTMLYVLWKNIGRKVEHHQQHKTPFKFHGITVGMIFGLVVLTSTIAIVVVYLIQIGRSKIKSELALTMFYLHAIFVLALMCTAGIVALLIYRLEDRSLDNSKNPARKLDAELLVGTAAGSWLLSWGSILAIICAQAHPKYTWYNLPYSVLVIIEKYIQNLFIIESIHREQEKVNDDIKTLRIVTISRGSSLSLTPSYKEIYNGRAAPESGEVPCLLKGSGCGRENGHGAKEETSQDKSSVMHSASDISFYSRNSVTNNKRRILKNIAAFLFLCNLSLWIPPAFGCRPEYDNGLEEIVFGFEPWIIVVNLAMPFSIFYRMHSAASLFEVNCKT